One Mustela nigripes isolate SB6536 chromosome 5, MUSNIG.SB6536, whole genome shotgun sequence DNA segment encodes these proteins:
- the LOC132017145 gene encoding histone H2A type 1-A has protein sequence MSGRGKQGGKARAKAKSRSSRAGLQFPVGRIHRLLPKGNYAERTGAGAPVYLAAVLEYLTAEILELAGNASRDNKKTRIIPRHLQLAIRNDEELNKLLGRVTIAQGGVLPNIQAVLLPKKTESHHHKVQSK, from the coding sequence ATGTCTGGACGCGGGAAGCAGGGTGGCAAAGCTCGCGCTAAGGCCAAATCCAGGTCATCTAGAGCAGGCCTCCAGTTCCCAGTGGGCCGAATCCACCGTCTGCTCCCAAAGGGCAACTATGCAGAGCGCACTGGGGCTGGTGCACCCGTGTACCTGGCGGCCGTGCTGGAATACCTCACTGCAGAGATTCTAGAGTTGGCGGGTAATGCGTCTCGGGACAACAAGAAGACGCGCATCATCCCGCGCCACCTGCAGCTGGCCATCCGCAATGACGAGGAGCTCAACAAGCTTCTGGGCCGCGTCACCATCGCGCAGGGCGGTGTCCTGCCCAACATCCAGGCCGTGCTGCTGCCCAAGAAGACCGAGAGCCACCACCACAAAGTCCAGAGCAAATAG
- the LOC132017146 gene encoding histone H2B type 1-A, giving the protein MPELTSKGTTISKKGFKKAVTKTQKKEGKKRKRCRKESYSIYIYKVLKQVHPDTGISSKAMSIMNSFVTDIFERIAGEASRLAHYNKRSTITSREIQTAVRLLLPGELAKHAVSEGTKAVTKYTSSK; this is encoded by the coding sequence ATGCCAGAGCTGACTTCAAAGGGCACGACCATTTCCAAGAAGGGCTTCAAAAAAGCTGTAACTAAAactcagaagaaagaaggaaagaagcgCAAGAGATGCCGCAAAGAGAGCTATTCCATTTACATCTATAAGGTGCTGAAGCAGGTGCACCCTGACACCGGCATCTCTTCGAAAGCCATGAGCATCATGAATTCCTTTGTAACGGACATCTTCGAGCGCATCGCGGGCGAGGCGTCCCGCCTGGCGCACTACAACAAGCGCTCGACCATCACGTCCAGGGAGATCCAGACGGCCGTGCGCCTGCTGCTGCCCGGGGAGCTGGCCAAGCACGCCGTGTCCGAGGGCACCAAGGCCGTCACCAAGTACACCAGCTCCAAGTGA